The following DNA comes from Candidatus Nitrosotalea okcheonensis.
TCCAGCCCAACTTTTGTTTGATCAAATTCTAAGGTAGCCTTTTCGGTAGCAAGGTTTACCTCCACCTTGTTTACACCCGGCACCTCTGAAACTGATCTCTGGATGGAGCTAACACATCCAGCGCAGTGCATGCCGCCTATCTTTAGCACGGTGCGCTTTGTGCTTTCTTGCTTGGATACCTCTATTGTCAAACGGTATCATATACCACTGACATTTACTTAACTATGGGACTTTACAATTGTAAAGTGTACAAGATATACATCCATGAGACGTAATCTAATCATGCCATTTAGGTTGGACGATGTCGACATTGCGGTATTGGAATCTCTGTTAAAAGACGGAAGAAAGTCCTTCAGGCAGATCTCAAGGGAGATAGGTGCAAGCACCCCTACTGTGAAGCAGCGATACGAGAAACTGGTCAGCATGGGCCTAATCAAGGCGGTAATGCCAATCGTAGACATGGACATGATTGAGAACAAAGAAAGTGAGAAGCTTGATCAGATAAGGCACGAAACAATCAAGCATCACAGCGTCAAGATCAGCAAGACCATGATGATAAAGATGGTCTGCGATTATTGCAAGGGTCCGATACACGAGAAACCACACATGTTGAAATTTGCAAACCTTGAAAGATTTTTCTGCTGTACATCGTGCAAGTCATTATACAAGGAAAAATACAAAGGAAGAATAGATTCGCTTGAGAATAAAAACAATTTCTAGGACAAACGGTCAATGCATAAATAAGTTCCACCTGTATATACGACAATGTCTGACGATATTTCTGTGAACGAGCTTGACAACATACAGAAAACCATGCAGTCATACATCAACAATTTTGATGAGATCGACAAAGAGATTTGCAATCTAT
Coding sequences within:
- a CDS encoding winged helix-turn-helix transcriptional regulator; this encodes MRRNLIMPFRLDDVDIAVLESLLKDGRKSFRQISREIGASTPTVKQRYEKLVSMGLIKAVMPIVDMDMIENKESEKLDQIRHETIKHHSVKISKTMMIKMVCDYCKGPIHEKPHMLKFANLERFFCCTSCKSLYKEKYKGRIDSLENKNNF